In Penaeus vannamei isolate JL-2024 chromosome 15, ASM4276789v1, whole genome shotgun sequence, the following are encoded in one genomic region:
- the LOC113810359 gene encoding solute carrier family 49 member 4 homolog isoform X2, which translates to MSEAAERIPEVDLGESSSRKEASSRDPVVPPPGALDEKTEISRKKEVVLDGGRLLAESAKKDLGQGFVSSEAADEYRTYRTRFWVLAVFSLLSLVQLTVWGTWGPIVESALVAFPNWGPNTAASFSNWPPLVGLVFMVPLSGLVQRIGLRKGILLSAGFLVTGTTIRCFPVDDLTFTVLCHVGAFMVGVSCCLLMPQVGAVVSAWFSPAEGTTAIDFGMSLLLFLCVLFYFPDAPPSPPSPSSKEEREDFGKGLKDFLRNPHLILIVVAYGVSFGVVGNWLGFMTYSLLEIGIHQEEAMGVGISSVVGASVSAFVAARLTDRIYGHLKVTIIGLLAASFAFFLWFFFLSTGVVEATLAQVYISVTLGVALQFSSVPILLQLCFDLSYPISEGVVGAVVSFFFAFVSLGFLLLFLVPDVGYVWVSYVLVSCVSLSLVPVVFVEEKHKRTQVDMQGGVREKGGEDRGASTAEKECSSFVL; encoded by the exons ATGTCGGAAGCCGCTGAGCGAATCCCGGAGGTCGACCTCGGAGAATCCTCAAGTCGGAAGGAGGCTTCGTCACGTGACCCGGTCGTTCCTCCTCCCGGCGCGTTGGACGAGAAAACGGAAAtttcgaggaagaaggaggtcgtCCTCGATGGCGGTCGCTTGCTCGCCGAATCCGCCAAGAAGGACCTCGGGCAGGGCTTCGTCAGCTCCGAAGCGGCGGACGAATATCGCACTTACAGGACGAGGTTCTGGGTGCTGGCGGTGTTCTCCCTCCTCAGCCTCGTACAG CTGACTGTGTGGGGCACTTGGGGTCCCATCGTGGAGTCCGCCCTGGTCGCCTTCCCTAACTGGGGCCCGAACACCGCCGCCTCCTTCAGCAATTGGCCTCCCCTCGTTGGGCTCGTCTTCATGGTCCCCTTGAGCGGGTTAGTGCAGAGAATAG GTTTGCGAAAAGGGATACTCCTGTCCGCTGGATTCCTGGTTACGGGGACGACCATACGGTGCTTTCCCGTTGATGATCTTACGTTCACTGT ACTCTGCCATGTGGGAGCCTTCATGGTGGGAGTCTCATGCTGCCTCCTCATGCCCCAAGTCGGCGCTGTCGTCTCCGCCTGGTTCTCTCCGGCCGAAGGCACGACGGCCATCG ATTTCGGCATGAGTTTGCTGCTGTTCTTGTGCGTGTTGTTCTACTTCCCCGacgccccgccctccccgccgtcCCCGTCGTcgaaggaggagcgggaggactTCGGAAAGGGTCTGAAGGACTTCCTCAG GAATCCCCACCTGATCCTCATAGTGGTTGCGTATGGCGTGTCCTTCGGCGTGGTCGGCAACTGGCTCGGATTCATGACTTACTCTCTGCTGGAAATCGGAATCCATCAG GAGGAAGCGATGGGCGTGGGGATCTCGAGCGTCGTCGGTGCCAGCGTCTCCGCCTTCGTCGCCGCGAGACTGACCGACAGGATCTACGGGCACCTCAAGGTCACCATCATCGGCCTCCTGGcggcctccttcgccttcttcctctggttcttcttcctctccaccggGGTCGTCGAGGCCACTCTGG cccAAGTATACATCTCGGTGACCTTGGGCGTGGCTCTGCAGTTCTCCTCCGTCCCCATCCTCCTGCAGTTGTGCTTTGACCTCTCCTACCCGATCTCCGAGGGGGTCGTGGGGGCggtcgtctccttcttcttcgccttcgtctccctcgggttcctcctcctcttcctggttcCTGATGTGG GATACGTGTGGGTGAGCTACGTGCTCGTGTCCTGCGTGTCCCTGAGCCTCGTGCCCGTCGTCTTCGTGGAGGAGAAGCACAAGAGGACACAGGTAGACATgcagggaggagtgagggagaagggcggCGAGGACAGAGGAGCCAGTACCGCGGAAAAGGAATGTTCGTCCTTTGTACTTTAG
- the LOC113810359 gene encoding solute carrier family 49 member 4 homolog isoform X1: MSEAAERIPEVDLGESSSRKEASSRDPVVPPPGALDEKTEISRKKEVVLDGGRLLAESAKKDLGQGFVSSEAADEYRTYRTRFWVLAVFSLLSLVQLTVWGTWGPIVESALVAFPNWGPNTAASFSNWPPLVGLVFMVPLSGLVQRIGLRKGILLSAGFLVTGTTIRCFPVDDLTFTVLCHVGAFMVGVSCCLLMPQVGAVVSAWFSPAEGTTAIAVALLMNQLGGVTMYFSPLVVRAPVEEDLLPEDIRKDITILMYIHFGMSLLLFLCVLFYFPDAPPSPPSPSSKEEREDFGKGLKDFLRNPHLILIVVAYGVSFGVVGNWLGFMTYSLLEIGIHQEEAMGVGISSVVGASVSAFVAARLTDRIYGHLKVTIIGLLAASFAFFLWFFFLSTGVVEATLAQVYISVTLGVALQFSSVPILLQLCFDLSYPISEGVVGAVVSFFFAFVSLGFLLLFLVPDVGYVWVSYVLVSCVSLSLVPVVFVEEKHKRTQVDMQGGVREKGGEDRGASTAEKECSSFVL, translated from the exons ATGTCGGAAGCCGCTGAGCGAATCCCGGAGGTCGACCTCGGAGAATCCTCAAGTCGGAAGGAGGCTTCGTCACGTGACCCGGTCGTTCCTCCTCCCGGCGCGTTGGACGAGAAAACGGAAAtttcgaggaagaaggaggtcgtCCTCGATGGCGGTCGCTTGCTCGCCGAATCCGCCAAGAAGGACCTCGGGCAGGGCTTCGTCAGCTCCGAAGCGGCGGACGAATATCGCACTTACAGGACGAGGTTCTGGGTGCTGGCGGTGTTCTCCCTCCTCAGCCTCGTACAG CTGACTGTGTGGGGCACTTGGGGTCCCATCGTGGAGTCCGCCCTGGTCGCCTTCCCTAACTGGGGCCCGAACACCGCCGCCTCCTTCAGCAATTGGCCTCCCCTCGTTGGGCTCGTCTTCATGGTCCCCTTGAGCGGGTTAGTGCAGAGAATAG GTTTGCGAAAAGGGATACTCCTGTCCGCTGGATTCCTGGTTACGGGGACGACCATACGGTGCTTTCCCGTTGATGATCTTACGTTCACTGT ACTCTGCCATGTGGGAGCCTTCATGGTGGGAGTCTCATGCTGCCTCCTCATGCCCCAAGTCGGCGCTGTCGTCTCCGCCTGGTTCTCTCCGGCCGAAGGCACGACGGCCATCG CTGTTGCCCTCTTGATGAACCAGCTCGGAGGAGTAACCATGTACTTCAGCCCACTCGTGGTGAGGGCGCCCGTGGAGGAGGACCTACTGCCGGAGGACATCCGCAAAGACATCACCATTCTTATGTATATCC ATTTCGGCATGAGTTTGCTGCTGTTCTTGTGCGTGTTGTTCTACTTCCCCGacgccccgccctccccgccgtcCCCGTCGTcgaaggaggagcgggaggactTCGGAAAGGGTCTGAAGGACTTCCTCAG GAATCCCCACCTGATCCTCATAGTGGTTGCGTATGGCGTGTCCTTCGGCGTGGTCGGCAACTGGCTCGGATTCATGACTTACTCTCTGCTGGAAATCGGAATCCATCAG GAGGAAGCGATGGGCGTGGGGATCTCGAGCGTCGTCGGTGCCAGCGTCTCCGCCTTCGTCGCCGCGAGACTGACCGACAGGATCTACGGGCACCTCAAGGTCACCATCATCGGCCTCCTGGcggcctccttcgccttcttcctctggttcttcttcctctccaccggGGTCGTCGAGGCCACTCTGG cccAAGTATACATCTCGGTGACCTTGGGCGTGGCTCTGCAGTTCTCCTCCGTCCCCATCCTCCTGCAGTTGTGCTTTGACCTCTCCTACCCGATCTCCGAGGGGGTCGTGGGGGCggtcgtctccttcttcttcgccttcgtctccctcgggttcctcctcctcttcctggttcCTGATGTGG GATACGTGTGGGTGAGCTACGTGCTCGTGTCCTGCGTGTCCCTGAGCCTCGTGCCCGTCGTCTTCGTGGAGGAGAAGCACAAGAGGACACAGGTAGACATgcagggaggagtgagggagaagggcggCGAGGACAGAGGAGCCAGTACCGCGGAAAAGGAATGTTCGTCCTTTGTACTTTAG